The proteins below are encoded in one region of Syntrophobacterales bacterium:
- the raiA gene encoding ribosome-associated translation inhibitor RaiA — MKISVTFRNTDEAEDWQRGYAEEKLKRLKKYIDDPVDARVILSVEKFRNTAEINLSSNGLSVNGKEEEKDMHMAIDNAIEKIERQLKKHKERIRDLKTNAARSGEPGFEAPLEEIEETPDFKLVETRQIVLEPMSIDDAVLKMETTKNHFLVYRDSLTENVNVIYRREDGKFVLLETSR; from the coding sequence ATGAAGATTTCTGTTACATTCAGGAATACGGATGAGGCGGAAGATTGGCAACGGGGTTATGCGGAAGAGAAACTGAAAAGGCTGAAGAAGTATATCGATGATCCGGTCGATGCCCGTGTCATACTGTCGGTGGAGAAATTCCGGAATACAGCGGAGATAAATCTGTCGTCCAATGGGTTGAGCGTTAACGGCAAGGAAGAGGAAAAGGATATGCATATGGCGATTGACAACGCCATAGAAAAGATCGAGCGGCAGTTGAAGAAACACAAGGAGCGGATCCGCGACCTGAAAACCAACGCCGCCCGGAGCGGCGAGCCGGGGTTTGAGGCGCCGCTGGAAGAGATTGAGGAAACGCCTGATTTCAAACTGGTTGAGACTCGCCAGATCGTGTTGGAGCCCATGTCTATCGATGATGCTGTTCTGAAAATGGAAACGACAAAAAACCATTTCCTGGTTTATCGTGATTCGCTGACGGAAAACGTCAACGTAATTTATCGACGCGAAGACGGTAAATTTGTGCTGCTGGAAACAAGTCGTTAA